From the Bdellovibrio reynosensis genome, one window contains:
- a CDS encoding ABC transporter permease → MKRILGFVIGLVVALSLTLLAGENPLDIFMILMRSAFGSMYDLGLTLSYTTPLIFCGLSVAMGFHAGLFNIGAEGQMTMAVLTAAAMGVLFPNVPFPLAPILAFVAAIFAGALWGWIAGWLRAYRGSHEVIITIMLNFIAAGLASWFTLNIIPNPHSQNPETAMVSANYMFKDYDLIARLFPDTPANASLGFAIFFAVLMWIFLWKTTWGFELRAVGSNPEASHRAGISEKKVQMLAMAAAGALAGCVALSEVLGSAGQYRIGFSPDYGFIGIAVALLAANNPLGVVVAAFLMGALHKGASDLDLETTTITRDFSRIIQALIILAVAAVQGYWVWKQKKGKS, encoded by the coding sequence GCAGTGCTTTTGGATCGATGTATGATTTAGGACTGACGTTATCTTATACGACTCCGTTAATATTTTGCGGCCTGTCGGTGGCGATGGGTTTTCATGCCGGACTATTTAACATCGGGGCTGAAGGGCAGATGACGATGGCCGTATTAACGGCTGCCGCAATGGGTGTACTTTTCCCGAATGTACCCTTTCCTTTGGCGCCGATCCTGGCTTTCGTAGCAGCTATATTTGCTGGTGCCTTGTGGGGTTGGATCGCCGGATGGTTGCGCGCATACCGTGGCAGTCATGAGGTGATCATCACGATCATGCTTAATTTTATCGCGGCGGGATTGGCCAGCTGGTTTACTTTAAATATTATTCCTAATCCGCATTCACAAAATCCTGAAACAGCGATGGTTTCTGCGAATTATATGTTTAAAGATTATGACCTGATTGCGCGTTTGTTCCCGGATACTCCGGCGAATGCGTCTTTGGGTTTTGCTATTTTCTTTGCGGTGCTTATGTGGATCTTCCTTTGGAAAACCACATGGGGCTTTGAATTGCGTGCTGTGGGTTCTAACCCTGAAGCGTCCCATCGTGCTGGTATTTCTGAAAAGAAAGTACAAATGTTAGCGATGGCTGCAGCAGGTGCTTTGGCGGGATGCGTGGCACTTTCTGAAGTTCTTGGCAGTGCTGGTCAGTATCGCATTGGTTTTTCGCCTGATTACGGATTTATCGGAATTGCTGTGGCATTATTGGCTGCCAATAATCCTTTAGGGGTCGTGGTGGCGGCATTTTTAATGGGCGCCCTTCATAAAGGCGCTTCGGATTTGGATCTTGAAACAACGACTATCACTCGCGACTTTTCACGTATCATCCAGGCTTTGATTATTTTGGCCGTAGCCGCTGTTCAAGGTTATTGGGTTTGGAAGCAGAAAAAGGGAAAGAGTTAG